The Nostoc sp. 'Peltigera membranacea cyanobiont' N6 genome contains the following window.
GGCATTTGGTAGAAATGGATTGAGACTGAAGTATTTTACAGCACGCTCATCATCAGGAATACCAAGCACTGGAAAGCCATGTAGCATATACTGGCTACCTTGCAATGTAATTTCAGACGCAGTATTTTTATCAGTGTTCATACATTATCTAGGAAAAACTAATACACCCTGAAAAATTTGCCTTCTCTAGGGTGGCTGGTGTGAATGTGGAGTGGCAAGGTGAGAAATGCTAGATAATTAGTATGAATTTTGATAAGTAAATATAGCTAATAGCGATCGCTTATTTATAAAGAATTGGTAAATGTGGTGAGGCTAACACGGAGACGTTCTTGGTAACAAGTTTTAAGAGTAGACTTTTGCCATTTTGTACTAGTCAGATAATTAATAATTAAGATACAGATTATTTATCCTCTAGACGGTTCAAGTTTTGAAATGATTAATAATATACAAGAATTAAGAGAGCGCTTGTTTACTAGTGGAATAGTAAAAAATGAGCAAGAATTACAAGGATGTACCTCAGAGGAAATTGCATACATTGAGAGTAAATATGGAGTTTTACCAAGGACTTATAGGGAAATATTAAGCTTACTTGGGCATAGTGCCGGAAAGCTTGTTAGCAGATCGGAATTTTAGTTTTACTTCGACCAAATTATCGATCATAATGAATGGCATCGAGAGAGTCTCCTTGAGGCAATTGCTGAAGGAGACGAATGTACAACCTTGCCTGATAATGCTTTTTGTATCTGTGCTAGAAATGGAGACCCGTGGTTTATTATTGCCGATGGACAAGATGACTGTTCTGTTTATTTTCTGCATGACGATTGCATAACAATTAAAGAGGCCAGTAAATCTGTGATGGATTGGATAGAGGGATTTGTAGAAGAAGCTGAATATTGGATAAGGAGAGGAATGAGATAACATTTCAAAGTTATCTTTTTGAGAATAAATTTTAACAATAACGCTTATAGTATTCTGCTACATTAATTTTTATAAGTTCGTAGTAAGGACTAAAGTCCTTACTACGAACTCTTTTAAGCTATCTGACTAGTCGCCATTGCTATCCCTGCTAAATACCCAGTTGTCCAAGCACTTTGGAAGTTAAACCCACCGGTAACGCCATCAATATCTAAGATTTCTCCAGCAAAATAAAGACCAGGAACTAACCTACTTTCCATCGTCTTGAAGTTGACTTCTTTGAGCTTAACGCCACCACAAGTCACAAATTCTTCTTTAAAGGCTCCTTTGCCGTTGATTAAATATTGTCCCTGAGTAAGTTCTTGCACCAGTTGATTTAAGCTTTTACTAGATATTTCTGCCCAACGGTCATCTGTAGCGATCCCTGCACGGGCAATGATATATTGCCAGAGACGATGGGGGAGTTCAACGCCGCGATGTAATGCGATCGCTTTCTTACCCCATTCATCTTTAACTGCTAAAACTTTTTCTCGGACTTCTTCTTGTTGCATCAGGGGTAGCCAATTAATCGATAATTTGGCTTGATAGCGGCTTTCGTGCAGAACTCTCGCACCCCAAGCAGAAAGTTTCAAAACAGCCGGGCCACTCAAACCCCAGTGGGTAATTAGCAATGGTCCAGTTTGTTGTAATTGGGATTTTCCGCCCGCAGATAACCGTAATTGGATAGGGTTAACGCTAACTCCAGCTAACTCCCGCAACTTTTGATCGAGAATGTTGAAGGTAAATAATGAGGGGACTGGCGGTTCAATTTGATGGCCTAACTCTTGGACAATTTTATAACCGACAATGCTGCTACCGGTGGCAAGCAGTAGGCGATCGCATTTAATCGTCTCTCCCGATTTCAGAAGAACATCAAACTCCCCATCTGCTGCGGTTCGGTTCACTGAAGTTACATGTGTACCGATCCGGAGTTTGACCCCAGATTTCGCCACCGCTTTTATTAGACATTCCACAATGGTTTCTGAAGTATTGGTGACAGGAAACATCCGGCCATCAGCTTCAGTTTTTAGATAGACTCCACCAGTAGCAAACCAAGCTACTGTATCTTGAGGGCCAAAGCGAGTCAAAGCACCCCGCAAAGCTTTTGCACCTCTGGGGTAATTTTGGACTAACTCCTCCGGGTCAAAGCAAGCGTGAGTCACGTTGCAGCGTCCCCCACCAGAAATTAGCACTTTCGCCAGTGGTTGACGACTGGCTTCGAGTAAAGTAACTTGGGCATCAGGATTGGCTTTAGCACAAGCGATCGCGCCAAAAAATCCCGCAGCCCCACCCCCAATAACTACAATTCGTAACGGTAGCAAGTTCTAAAATTTCTCAATAGCACGTACTTTACTAGGCTAGCTGTTATCTTCACTCTTCAACTAGTTCAAATTGATCTTTTGTGGCACCACAAGTAGGACATGACCAATCTTCTGGTATATCTTCAAAAGCTGTTCCCGGCGCTATATCGCTATCTGGATCGCCTAATTCTGGATCGTATTCATAGCTGCAAACGGTACATATATACTTTGCCATGTCCCTATCCTCTAGTAAATTTTTGGCATTACTTCCCTATTAAATACTTCTGGCAGTGAGTAAAAATAGCTACGCTACAATTCTTAAACCAGAGTATACGTTTACCTTTGGGGGAAATTTCCCACATTATGAGAAATCAGATTACAAACGCCACCAAGTCCTTTGGGCGTAGCTGATAATCCCGATCGCGATCGCCCCTAGTAGCAGTAGCAAAATAATTCCACCTGGAATAAAAGTAAGAATACCAAAGCCTCTCAGTACCCATACTGCTACGCTAACACCAAGAAGGATACCAAAAATCTGGATTAATCTACGATTTAAAGAAGATTGACTCACCTAATTTTCCTCTCAACTCAATAGAAATTACACTTGATATTTACCATCAGATATGAAGTTATGATGAAGTTATAGTTTCATCAGAAATAACACTTAAAAATAGAGATATCCTATCCAGATTTTGGGGTAAGACGCTTGATATTAAATAGTGTTTATGCCATTTTAGCTGTTAAGAACTTAGTTTTTCATTTATAATACTGCTATTATCAATCCTACTTAAGTATTTATTGTGTTAATTGCGATCGGAACTACAGGTTTTACAGTAAAAAAACTGAAATAATTACCAAAATCTCACCCTTTCCGGAAAGGATAGGCATTACACTGGAACTAAAATTTAATGGGTTAGATCGAAATCAAGTTTTATGACTTGTAGTTTTAACTCGATTTAGGTGGGTGAGTTGAGGAGTAACTAAAATCATTATGTCTGCGTCTTATATATCAGATTCAATTATTGAAGGTTCAGGTATGGCTTGGAGTCAAGACAAGCAAAAGTTGCTGGTACAGGGTGAAATTTTGGTAGAAACGCGATCGCACAAAACCTGTGGTGGCGCGGTGACAGCTTGGATGTATTTGCCGATGGTGCGATCGCAAGTTTGGCAGCAATTAACTGATTATCCCCGGTGGGTGCAATATTTTCCTGATATCACTAAAAGCGAGATATCACACAAAGGTGAAGTCAAACGTTTATATCAAGCAGCACAAAAAGCCTTTTTCTTTTTTACCGCTCAAGTGGAAATTTACCTCAACGTTGTAGAAGTGCTGGGGCAACAAATCCAGTTTCGCATGGTAAAAGGGACTTTTGAGGATTTTAACGCCAATTTAGAACTCCAAGATTGCGGTAACGGCACCTTGCTTGCTTATACTGTCCAAGCTACACCTCTGATTCCGATTCCATCAATTTTTATTCAACAAGCAATGAACTTAGAATTACCTGCAAATATGCGGAAAATGCGACAAGTGATTTGTAAGCAGTAGGAAGTAGTGTAGTTCTATTATTTGAAAAGTGGGTATTGCTGAATCAAGAGATGATTCTTGTGGAGTGGGCATCCTGCCCGCCCAGAAATACAAGGGACGGGCAAGATGCCCATCCCACAAATATACAATGCCCCCTACAAACTCACACTGAATTAGCTGCTAAATACCTCAACAGGTAAGCGACTAAAAGAAAGACGCTCATTTTGCACATCTACAAAGATGGTGTCGCCGTTGTTGAATTCACCGCGCAAAATAGCTTTGGCAATTTGAGTTTCTAACTCGCGCTGAATCGCCCGCTTCAGTGGACGCGCCCCATACACTGGGTCATACCCTACTTCAGCTAAAAAGTCAAGTGCGATATCCGAGAGTTTGAGGGATATTTTGCGATCGCCCAATCTTTGCCGCAATCTTTGCACTTGTAATAGCACAATCTGCCGCAATTCCTTCTTATCTAAACCGTGGAAGATGATGATTTCATCAATCCGATTCAGGAATTCTGGACGGAAACTATTCCGCATCGCTTCCATTACCCGACGGCGCATTTCGTCGTAGTGGGCGTTATCCCCAGCGACATCCAGAATGTATTGCGAACCGATGTTGCTAGTCATGATGATAATAGCGTTCTTGAAGTCCACCTTATGACCTTGGGCATCAGTAACCCGACCATCATCAAGAATTTGCAAGAAAATATTGAAAACATCGGGGTGTGCTTTCTCGATTTCGTCGAAGAGAATCACAGAGTAAGGACGGCGGCGAATCGCTTCTGTAAGTTGTCCGCCTTCTTCATAACCCACATATCCCGGAGGCGCACCGATTAAACGGGAGACAGCGTGTTTCTCCATGTACTCCGACATATCGATTCGCACCAGCGCATCTTCGCTATCGAACATATAGCCCGCCAGCGCTTTTGCCAACTCGGTTTTACCCACACCTGTTGGCCCAAGGAAAACAAAGCTGGCGATGGGACGATTGGGATCGGCTAGTCCAGCCCGCGATCGCTGAATTGCATCAGCTACGGCTGTGACTGCTTCTTCTTGTCCAATGACGCGGTGGTGCAGTTCATCTTCTAAATGCAGCAGTTTCTCTTTCTCAGATTCCACCAACTTGCTGATGGGAATTCCTGTCCATTTAGAAATAATTTCAGCAATATCACCTTCTGTAACTTCTTCCCGTAATAGTGATTTACCACTTCTTTGGGCGCTTGCTAACTCAGCTTCTACTGCTTCCAATTGGCGATGCAAGCTGGTTAAATTACCATATTTCAACTCCGCAGCCCGGTTAAGGTCGTAATCGCGTTCTGCTTGCTGAATTTCTAAGTTGACCCGTTCAATTTCTTTTTTGACAGACTGAATTTTGTCAATGATATCTTTTTCAGACTGCCATTGAGTATTCAGAGTTCTTTGTTCTTCTTTGAGATCGGCAATTTCTTTTTCCAATCTTTCTAGACGTTCGCGAGAAGCAGCATCGCTTTCTTTTTGTAGCGATAGCTTCTCCATTTCCAATTGCAGAATTTTGCGATCGATTTCGTCAAGTTCTTCTGGTTTGGAGGTGATCTCCATTTTTAATCTCGCGGCGGCTTCGTCTACCAAATCAATGGCTTTATCAGGGAGGAAGCGATCGCTAATATATCGACTCGACAACACGGCGGCTGCAACTAAAGCACTATCAGAAATCTTCACCCCGTGGTGGTTTTCATAACGTTCTCTCAACCCGCGCAAAATCGAAATACTATCTTCTACACTAGGCTGATCGACATAAACTTGCTGGAAGCGTCTTTCTAGTGCGGCATCCTTTTCGATGTGTTTGCGGTATTCATCCAGAGTTGTCGCGCCAATACAGCGCAATTCGCCCCGCGCCAACATCGGTTTTAATAAGTTACCTGCATCCATCGCGCCTTGAGTTGCACCAGCGCCGACAACAGTGTGAATTTCATCAATAAATAAAACAATATTGCCGCCAGATTCAGTAACTTCTTTTAATACTGCTTTTAGGCGTTCTTCAAATTCACCCCGGAATTTTGCCCCTGCAATCAAAGCACCCATATCTAAAGAAATCAGCTTGCGGTCTTTGAGAGATTGAGGTACATCACCTGCGATAATGCGTTGGGCTAATCCTTCTGCGATCGCAGTTTTACCAACACCCGGTTCACCAATTAGCACAGGGTTATTCTTGGTGCGGCGAGAGAGAATTTGCACAGTGCGGCGAATCTCATCATCTCGCCCAATCACTGGGTCAAGTTGACCTTTACGCGCAGCTTCTGTAAGATCGCGCCCGTATTTTTCCAGTGCTTCGTATTTGCCTTCTGGATTTTGATCGGTCACTTTTTGACTCCCACGAACTTGTTTAATAATATTTTTGAGTTTGCCTTCGTCTAAAGCAAACTCTTGGAATAAAGCTTTGCCAAAACGGTCATCTTTGGCATAACCCAGCAATAAGTGTTCAATTGAAATATATTCATCTTGAAACTCCTTGCGATACACGTCTGCTCGATCTAGCAGTGTATCTAAGCTACGTCCCAAGTATACTGAGGTACTATTACCAGATACTTTCGGCTGACGTTGAAAAAATTGTTCGGTGCGATCGCGCAGTTTTTGGAGGTTAACACCCGCTTTGGTGAGAATCCCTGTTGCTAGACCATCTTGTTCTAGCAGCGCTTTCATCAGGTGTTCGCTTTCAATTTGCTGTTGTTGATATTGTTTAACAATATCGGGGGTATGGGCGATCGCTTCCCAGGCTTTTTCTGTAAATTGGTTAGGATTAGTAGGTTGCATATAGGGAGACTTTTAGAAAAACCACTCTAGGCGTACAAGGCACAGAGAGACGAACAGTCTCTCATAAAGACATTCTAAAAAAAGTAAGCTCATTGCTGGATCGGTCTTCACATCTTTATAGAGTAGTAGTATTACCGCCCTTGCTGGTTTTTCTGCCGTTTATTGGTTGGTCTACAAACAATTTTCCTAGTTTAAGATACACCAAAGCAATTGCCCTGAGCATCCTAGCTTGTTTCACTATAATCATCATAAATTTAATTTAAATTAACTTATTGCTGATATTCACTACATTTCTGTTGCTAGAGTGCTAGCACAATCAATATAATGAGTTTCTTGGGAGTTATAGCTAATTTTATCGAGCGATTGAGTAAAATGAAGGTATAATACTTGGATCTCTAATGAAAATATTCTTGTCAACAAACGCGTAAAAGCTAAATATAAACCAGTAAAATTGTATATCGTTATTTAATAGTGATGAAAAAAGTGGAAGATTTTCCTATAAGTTTAACAGCCGAAGAACGCCAATCTCTTTTAATGAGAGAATCCAAAGACTATATGCGCGGGAAGAAAAGCCTCAGCCAATTTCAAGAAGCTGAACGTAAGTATGGTACAGATTATGGTTCAGTTACCCTTGAATTAGCTAGTAAAGATAAGCTTATACCAAAGCTATGGCGTTTTTTGGCATCTCCTTGGCGGCAAAACAAAGACCAAGACTTAATTAAACTCAGATAGCATCTATCTATGTCTATGTACTGAAACTATAGTTTTAATTAGTAATTGAATGTTGTACTTGGTAATTACGTGCTATTAGCATAACTCCTGCTAGACGATTAGCAATTACGAATAGTAACTCTTGCGTGGCTTTAGAATCAAAAGTTGTCACATCTCTGCTGTAGAGACACAAAACACCTAAACTATCCGTACCTCCGATAATTGGTATGGTAATCAATGTCACATAATCTAAAATGCGGCCAGTTCTATCCTTGCTAAAAATGTATTGCGGATCGTCAGCGTGCCACATATTATTTATGCGTGATAAGTGTACAACCCGTCGTTTTTTGTCAATGAAAGTACAACCCGCACACCCCCGATTTTGATTAGGGTCTTTACCAACATAAAAACGTACTTTATTTCCATACTCATTTGGTGAATGTGATTGACACCAAGTAGTTAAAAAATCTGGATCGCTAAGGTCTGGTGCATAAATGGCGATACCACAGCCATCTAGAAGTGGCATGATATTAAGCGTTTTTTCAATAAATTGCTCTAATAGCCGCTTGAGTGATTCATTAATGTTTGGATTTACATCTAACTTAGGCAAAAGTAATAGTAAAGATTCATCCAGTTCGTTAAGCTTGATTGCGATTTGATGCGCTTTATGATAATGTATTGCAGTCAATGAAAGCGGCAACAAAGCAATTAATAAAGCTAAAACCAAAACCCATAGTCTGACAGGTAGTGGCTCGTTAATTAAAGGCAATAGCTTTTCTGAAAAAACTTTATCTGCTTGGTTGCCAATAACACCACTAAAAGCCGCAAGCGATAAAGACGCTAAAAAACTGATAACTATTTTTACCCAGTTGGGAATTTTTGGTAAATTAAACGCCATAGCTGTTGATTGGCATCTAAAAGAGGTGGTCAGTATACCTTTAATTACAGTATAAAGCCTATATAAACAACAACAGGTGTACTTTACAGAATCTCACTGAGATATATCTAAATAATTGTTGGCACAGTCATCTGCATAAACCTTCCCTACCCCCACACAGAGTTACCATAATCCCAGGTCGCCTAGTGGATGCTGAAAATGATTGACCCCTACGACTTTGAAGATGATGACTTTGACATTGAGGATGAAGATTTCTTGAAAATAAAACCCATCAGCCAAATGACTGAGGGCGAAAAGCTACAGCGATTTAAGCGCTTCTTCGACAGCAGCAGCCGTGCTATCTTACAAGACTGTCTATTTCGCATCGTCAATTACGAAGATGGTACGGGTACGTTAGAAATTCTTTGCCCCAATGAAGTTGTAAGACAACGCCTTTCTAAAAAAAAGCGCAAAATTACCAACAACATCAACACCTGCTGGAGTCATATCAGATGGTTTTCCCTATGCGTCCAGCAAGATAGTGAGTTGCATTGCCAGAAGTTTACCCGTAATGGGGATTTAGTTACATCTTAGCTGGGGACTGGGGACTGGGGAATTGGGAATAACTACACCCAATGCCTAATAGCAAATGACGAATGACAAATGACAAATGACTAAAAAACAGAAATTTCCTTACCTAGTTGGTTCTAAGTGGACGGCACAGCAAAAAGTAGACGGTTGGCGGCATTTCCAAGTTGTCAATCGGAAAAATCAGGCCAAGTGGGTTTACGCCGAAATGGTTGCTTCTTGCGATCCTAAAGTCCGTTTTTGGATAAATGCCAAATTATTACAAGATAACTCCCAGTGGCAAGCTGGCTGGCAAACATTACAAGAAATCCAGGAAATTAAAACTGAAGTGTCCTAATTAACTTCATAAATTAGGACTTACGCACACTCTCCGATTATTCTCTTACTCTTAGCGCACAGAGGTGAGCTACCCGCAGGTAGCCGCAAATTCTATTCGCCTTGGCTTAGACTTAGGCAATATTTGCCAATTTAATAATATTTTACAAAATCATACTAATTCACTCTCAAGCAGTAATTAAATGGTTTGGTCTACCGACTGAAAAAAGGCAATTTATCTGCGATACCTTCTCTACGAGACGCTAAGCGAACGGTGAGCTACGCTAACGCAAATTCCAGTAGTATTTCCAGCATCAGGCTGCATATACCTCTCTTTACCCTTCTACCTGCGTCCCAATGCCCTGAAAACACCTTGCACGAACATCAGCTAATTCTATGAAAACCATTCAAAAAAGCCAATCTTAGTTTTTTGCTTTTTGTAACTCTTTTTATAAAAATAAGTAATAAAAACTTTTTATAGATGACTTTTAGAGCCAAATAGGACTTTTAAGGGAATTAAAACCCAAATACCCATAATTAAGTTCTAATCCATCGGATAAAACCGGTTTATAAATTAAGAGCCACTTTCTTTTCTATGTAATTTGCCCAATAATGACATTCATAGACCTCACGCATCGCCATCTCAGGAAAGGTGAAGGCAAATGTTTGAGCCACAAGTTTGACAAAAAGCTATTAAGAGGGAAACAAGAGTGAAACTAGCAGTCTACGGAAAAGGTGGTATCGGTAAATCCACAACTAGCTGTAATATATCCGTCGCCCTAGCTAAACGTGGCAAGAAAGTGCTGCAAATTGGCTGCGATCCAAAACATGACAGCACCTTCACCCTGACTGGGTTTTTGATTCCCACAATTATCGACACCCTCCAAGAAAAGGATTATCACTACGAAGATGTCTGGCCGGAAGATGTAATTTATAAAGGCTACGGCGGTGTGGATTGCGTAGAAGCTGGTGGCCCACCTGCTGGTGCTGGATGTGGCGGCTACGTAGTCGGTGAAACCGTAAAATTACTTAAAGAACTTAACGCCTTTGATGAATACGATATAATTCTTTTCGATGTTCTGGGTGACGTAGTTTGCGGTGGTTTTGCAGCACCACTCAACTATGCAGATTACTGCCTGATTGTTACAGACAACGGCTTTGATGCTTTGTTTGCTGCTAATCGGATCGCCGCTTCAGTCCGCGAAAAAGCCCGAACTCACCCACTACGTTTAGCTGGGTTAATTGGCAATCGCACATCCAAGCGCGACTTGATTGAAAAATATATAGAAGCTGTGCCCATGCCAGTTTTGGAAGTTTTACCTTTGATTGAAGATATCCGTGTTTCCCGTGTGAAAGGCAAAACTTTGTTTGAGATGGCAGAGCAAGATCCTTCCCTAGACTACGTTTGCGACTACTATCTCAGCATCGCCGACCAAATTCTAGCGCGTCCCGAAGGTGTTGTACCTAACGACACACCAGATCGGGAGTTGTTCTCTTTGTTGTCCGATTTTTATCTAAATCCGGGTAAACCCCAGGTTCCTAATTCAGAAGAGGAACTAGACTTGATGATTGTATAAATCATCAAGTTCTCAGGATGGGGGACAATAATATGGCTTTCTTTCACAGCTTTACGGATTCAATAAAACAAAAGTGGTTGCAATTTTTCCAGAATAATCGAGACTGGATTACCCTGCACATGCAAGTGGAATCAGTCTACACCCCTGATGGCGGGAAACGACCACCTTCTTACCTCATCCTGGGAGTTCTTAACGCCCTAGAGCCAAAGCTAGCGCAGTTAATGTTGCCCTTTGCCAAACTTAATCCTGATGCCGATACCCTAATTGAGGTGCTGGATTTGCATTTTGATCCAGATTTAGCTCTCGGTAATCGCTTTGTTGTCAACTCCGATGTAGAGAAATACGTAGAAGAAGCAGCAGCGATCGTTGATGAAAAGCCTGAAGATGAAACATTGACACATTCTGATAGCAATGGCTATACCAATGGCTTTGCGGCGGAGGTGGTAGTTCAAGAGTTCGCAATCCTGGATTCCGACGATCAAAGTTTGGAAATCAGCGAGTTGGAGGAAACCGAAAATGACTTTGGCGATATTTCCTTATCAAACGGACACACATTAAAAGATGAGTCTCTCGAAATCTCTAGTTTAGAAGCAGATGAGTTTGGGGAAATTGCCTTCGATACCTCAGCTGCAATGGAAGTAAAGCTGGATGACGAGGCGCTTGAAGATAGTCCACTAGATGAGAATGCGTTTAAAGACGTGTTATCAGATGTCTGGGGTGATGAAACAGCTTTGCAAAAGGCTGAAGAAAATAACGATTTATTAGGGGAAGAACTGCCAGCAGGCGTTTTTGATGAATCAGAAATTGCCCGTCTCTTCCCCAACGCTTAATTATTGCCGTTCTTCGCAATTTTAAGTTTTAGATTTGGGGTTTTGGATTAGGAATTAGGGAAATTGTCGTTAGACAGAGGATACTTTTGTTGTCCCAGTCTTCAATCCAAAATTATCAATCTAAAATCTGAACTTGGTTGAACTGCCATTAAATATCAAGGGGAGAAAAAACCAAAATGACTGTCGCTCAACAACCAGAAGCTTTAAGCTTTGAATGTGAAACTGGAAATTACCATACCTTTTGCCCAATTAGCTGCGTGGCGTGGTTATACCAAAAAATAGAAGATAGCTTCTTTTTGGTGATTGGGACAAAAACTTGTGGCTACTTCTTGCAAAACGCGATGGGGGTGATGATTTTTGCTGAACCCCGCTATGCAATGGCAGAGTTAGAAGAGGGCGATATTTCGGCACAGCTGAATGATTATGAAGAGTTAAAGCGGTTGTGCTTGCAAATTAAACGCGATCGCAATCCTAGTGTAATTGTCTGGATTGGCACTTGCACCACCGAAATTATCAAAACAGATTTAGAAGGTTTAGCACCAAAGCTGGAATCGGAAATCGGGATTCCCATCGTTGTTGCGCGGGCAAATGGTCTAGATTACGCCTTCACTCAAGGTGAAGACACCGTATTAGCAGCTATGGCTAACCGTTGTCCTGATAAGTCTCCGGTGGCGGAAACAGAGAAAATTGAACGCAATGCGATCGCTAAATTGCTAAACTTCGGTAAAAAGAAAGAAGATGTCGCCCAAGATGAATCTGAGTACGTAGATCATCCACCCTTAGTTCTCTTTGGCTCCCTTCCCGACCCCGTAGTGACTCAGTTAACCTTGGAACTGAAGAAACAAGGTATCAAAGTTTCCGGCTGGCTACCCGCGAAGCGCTTCACAGAATTGCCAGTACTGGAAGAAGGGTATTATGTCGCTGGTGTCAACCCCTTCCTCAGCCGCACAGCTACCACCTTAATGCGTCGCCGCAAGTGTAAACTCATTGGCGCACCCTTCCCGATTGGCCCCGATGGTACTCGCGCTTGGATTGAGAAAATCTGCTCGGTGTTCGGTATTACACCCAAGGGTTTGGATGAACGGGAAGCACAAATTTGGGCAGGTTTGGAAGATTACGTAAAACTGATTCGCGGTAAGTCTGTATTCTTCATGGGTGATAACTTGCTGGAAGTTTCCCAAGCAAGATTCTTAATCCGTTGTGGGATGACAGTTCACGAAATCGGCATTCCCTACATGGATAAGCGCTATCAAGCTGCTGAGTTGGCACTGTTGGAGAAAACTTGCCAGGAAATGAATTCACCCCTGCCAAGGATTGTAGAGAAGCCGGATAATTACAATCAACTTCAGCGAATTTATGAGTTGAAACCAGATTTGGTAATTACTGGTATGGCTCACGCTAATCCGTTGGAAGCACGCGGTATTAATACTAAGTGGTCGGTGGAGTTCACTTTTGCTCAAATTCACGGCTTTACGAATGCGCGTGACATGTTAGAGTTGGTGACTCGTCCGCTACGTCGGAATAATAATTTGAAAGATTTAGGTTGGGATAAGTTGGTGAGAGAAGAAGCGAAGATTTAGATTTGGGTTTGGATTGAGCAACAGCATAATAGTATGTTATGGGCGAACTTTTCGGGTTCGTCCTTTTTTTGCGAACCGCAGAGGCGCAGAGAACGCAGAGGAAGAATGCCTAAAAATATTACAATCAGGTGGGTATGGCTGAATAGATAGGATAATTGAGGAGGTGATGTGATGCCTGAAATTTGTCGTTTTTTAGGGATTATCATTACTATGTACTATAACGACCATCCGCCCCCTCATTTCCATGTCCGCTACAATCAGCAAAAGGCAATTATTGATATAGAAACCTTATCAATTTTAGAAGGTCAA
Protein-coding sequences here:
- a CDS encoding NAD(P)/FAD-dependent oxidoreductase yields the protein MLPLRIVVIGGGAAGFFGAIACAKANPDAQVTLLEASRQPLAKVLISGGGRCNVTHACFDPEELVQNYPRGAKALRGALTRFGPQDTVAWFATGGVYLKTEADGRMFPVTNTSETIVECLIKAVAKSGVKLRIGTHVTSVNRTAADGEFDVLLKSGETIKCDRLLLATGSSIVGYKIVQELGHQIEPPVPSLFTFNILDQKLRELAGVSVNPIQLRLSAGGKSQLQQTGPLLITHWGLSGPAVLKLSAWGARVLHESRYQAKLSINWLPLMQQEEVREKVLAVKDEWGKKAIALHRGVELPHRLWQYIIARAGIATDDRWAEISSKSLNQLVQELTQGQYLINGKGAFKEEFVTCGGVKLKEVNFKTMESRLVPGLYFAGEILDIDGVTGGFNFQSAWTTGYLAGIAMATSQIA
- the rd gene encoding rubredoxin — translated: MAKYICTVCSYEYDPELGDPDSDIAPGTAFEDIPEDWSCPTCGATKDQFELVEE
- a CDS encoding SRPBCC family protein, translated to MSASYISDSIIEGSGMAWSQDKQKLLVQGEILVETRSHKTCGGAVTAWMYLPMVRSQVWQQLTDYPRWVQYFPDITKSEISHKGEVKRLYQAAQKAFFFFTAQVEIYLNVVEVLGQQIQFRMVKGTFEDFNANLELQDCGNGTLLAYTVQATPLIPIPSIFIQQAMNLELPANMRKMRQVICKQ
- the clpB gene encoding ATP-dependent chaperone ClpB, with product MQPTNPNQFTEKAWEAIAHTPDIVKQYQQQQIESEHLMKALLEQDGLATGILTKAGVNLQKLRDRTEQFFQRQPKVSGNSTSVYLGRSLDTLLDRADVYRKEFQDEYISIEHLLLGYAKDDRFGKALFQEFALDEGKLKNIIKQVRGSQKVTDQNPEGKYEALEKYGRDLTEAARKGQLDPVIGRDDEIRRTVQILSRRTKNNPVLIGEPGVGKTAIAEGLAQRIIAGDVPQSLKDRKLISLDMGALIAGAKFRGEFEERLKAVLKEVTESGGNIVLFIDEIHTVVGAGATQGAMDAGNLLKPMLARGELRCIGATTLDEYRKHIEKDAALERRFQQVYVDQPSVEDSISILRGLRERYENHHGVKISDSALVAAAVLSSRYISDRFLPDKAIDLVDEAAARLKMEITSKPEELDEIDRKILQLEMEKLSLQKESDAASRERLERLEKEIADLKEEQRTLNTQWQSEKDIIDKIQSVKKEIERVNLEIQQAERDYDLNRAAELKYGNLTSLHRQLEAVEAELASAQRSGKSLLREEVTEGDIAEIISKWTGIPISKLVESEKEKLLHLEDELHHRVIGQEEAVTAVADAIQRSRAGLADPNRPIASFVFLGPTGVGKTELAKALAGYMFDSEDALVRIDMSEYMEKHAVSRLIGAPPGYVGYEEGGQLTEAIRRRPYSVILFDEIEKAHPDVFNIFLQILDDGRVTDAQGHKVDFKNAIIIMTSNIGSQYILDVAGDNAHYDEMRRRVMEAMRNSFRPEFLNRIDEIIIFHGLDKKELRQIVLLQVQRLRQRLGDRKISLKLSDIALDFLAEVGYDPVYGARPLKRAIQRELETQIAKAILRGEFNNGDTIFVDVQNERLSFSRLPVEVFSS
- a CDS encoding TIGR02450 family Trp-rich protein; translation: MTKKQKFPYLVGSKWTAQQKVDGWRHFQVVNRKNQAKWVYAEMVASCDPKVRFWINAKLLQDNSQWQAGWQTLQEIQEIKTEVS
- the bchL gene encoding ferredoxin:protochlorophyllide reductase (ATP-dependent) iron-sulfur ATP-binding protein translates to MKLAVYGKGGIGKSTTSCNISVALAKRGKKVLQIGCDPKHDSTFTLTGFLIPTIIDTLQEKDYHYEDVWPEDVIYKGYGGVDCVEAGGPPAGAGCGGYVVGETVKLLKELNAFDEYDIILFDVLGDVVCGGFAAPLNYADYCLIVTDNGFDALFAANRIAASVREKARTHPLRLAGLIGNRTSKRDLIEKYIEAVPMPVLEVLPLIEDIRVSRVKGKTLFEMAEQDPSLDYVCDYYLSIADQILARPEGVVPNDTPDRELFSLLSDFYLNPGKPQVPNSEEELDLMIV
- a CDS encoding DUF5331 domain-containing protein: MAFFHSFTDSIKQKWLQFFQNNRDWITLHMQVESVYTPDGGKRPPSYLILGVLNALEPKLAQLMLPFAKLNPDADTLIEVLDLHFDPDLALGNRFVVNSDVEKYVEEAAAIVDEKPEDETLTHSDSNGYTNGFAAEVVVQEFAILDSDDQSLEISELEETENDFGDISLSNGHTLKDESLEISSLEADEFGEIAFDTSAAMEVKLDDEALEDSPLDENAFKDVLSDVWGDETALQKAEENNDLLGEELPAGVFDESEIARLFPNA